A genomic region of Synergistaceae bacterium contains the following coding sequences:
- a CDS encoding tyrosine-protein phosphatase, whose translation MLKILFLAVILINISCGNSSASQSLNLQSVGNARELGGYRTLDDKIIKHGVLLRTASLSNMTSQDIRKLAQDYNLAVILDFRIDFEAKSEPDPVIDGVENVKISIIDFDMNSPQAQKMLPYLAGNDKVSMLIGAVKTGYMTKNLYVDILSSKSGRDGYRIMFEKLLALPENKSLLFHCTQGKDRTGLAAMLILSALNVDENIIMSDYLLTNEFNAGKIAREREFAKTIMQDPDEQELLLLTMDYVSPELMNNALNYIKSNYGSVMNYINNELGINDEQINLLREKFLTR comes from the coding sequence ATGCTTAAAATTTTATTTCTCGCAGTAATCTTAATAAATATATCTTGCGGCAACTCTTCAGCAAGTCAGAGCTTAAATCTTCAAAGTGTAGGCAATGCCCGCGAACTCGGCGGATATAGGACTCTCGACGATAAAATTATCAAACACGGTGTATTACTGCGTACTGCTTCACTTAGTAATATGACGAGTCAAGATATAAGAAAATTAGCGCAAGATTATAATTTAGCCGTAATTCTTGATTTTAGAATCGATTTCGAGGCAAAATCAGAGCCCGACCCAGTTATTGACGGTGTAGAAAACGTAAAGATTTCTATTATAGATTTCGACATGAACAGCCCTCAAGCTCAAAAAATGCTGCCTTATCTAGCTGGCAATGATAAAGTCTCTATGTTAATCGGCGCAGTAAAAACAGGTTACATGACAAAAAATTTATATGTCGACATCTTAAGCAGTAAAAGCGGCAGGGACGGCTATAGAATCATGTTTGAAAAATTGCTTGCATTGCCCGAAAATAAATCATTATTATTTCACTGTACACAGGGCAAAGACAGAACGGGACTCGCGGCCATGTTGATTCTTTCAGCTTTGAATGTTGACGAGAATATTATAATGTCAGACTATTTATTGACTAATGAGTTTAACGCCGGAAAAATTGCACGTGAACGCGAATTTGCGAAAACTATAATGCAAGATCCCGACGAGCAGGAATTATTATTGCTTACTATGGATTATGTATCGCCCGAACTCATGAATAACGCTTTGAATTATATAAAATCAAATTACGGTTCAGTCATGAATTATATAAATAACGAGCTCGGCATTAATGACGAACAAATTAATTTATTGCGCGAAAAGTTTTTAACTCGATAA